A single Candidatus Poribacteria bacterium DNA region contains:
- a CDS encoding DUF1349 domain-containing protein, producing MYVQRQQGYTPRYISTPPPTIPTVPRLVVEIFEHVNFQGRRGWVVAPVRFTGDIGFQDNISSCIVYKGPNFRQSPNYKVIFHEHINFQGRRLILGPGYYPNLHDVAYNFGDRISSISFGPALDTAGPEFGTIPLIVEVFTAPNFQGRRALVLRDIRFTRDIGMQDNISSIRIYKGPNFPPQGAKVILYEHIDFEGAELPIVMRPTDFRKEIPDLSLLPQSFGNLISSIRIEGWTSSSQFDTLVFQDEFDGEQMNPVWRWVDPNGGGSWSARQGYLVMRAEPGQDLWWGPNGRGGDMSAPRLIQRISGDFAIETRIPVTPQLREHGGLLVWKDENAFLRLEKTSGPHAFRGDVRFERHINRIYQLVGRAPGLRRAKQVYLRIERSGNQFTGYASADGVNWMMCGTTNVGMGNPIWVGLHALAPGNIPPTVTRFDYFRIFRRKTEAGTGIYGATMQQPMVAQPTQAAAMSPLQRSQRELQRFQSLRQLM from the coding sequence ATGTATGTTCAAAGACAACAGGGATATACGCCGAGATATATAAGCACACCGCCGCCAACGATTCCAACCGTTCCGAGGTTGGTAGTTGAGATATTCGAACATGTTAACTTTCAGGGGAGACGGGGCTGGGTGGTGGCGCCCGTCAGATTCACGGGCGATATAGGCTTCCAGGATAACATCTCCTCCTGCATAGTCTACAAAGGCCCCAACTTCAGGCAAAGTCCTAACTATAAGGTCATCTTCCATGAACACATAAACTTTCAGGGACGTAGGCTGATACTCGGCCCCGGGTATTACCCGAACCTTCATGATGTGGCGTATAACTTCGGGGATAGGATCTCATCGATAAGCTTCGGGCCTGCCCTTGACACGGCGGGACCGGAGTTCGGCACGATCCCGCTCATAGTCGAGGTCTTTACCGCCCCGAATTTCCAGGGCAGACGAGCTTTGGTTCTGAGGGACATCAGGTTCACGCGGGATATCGGGATGCAGGATAACATCTCCTCAATCCGGATCTACAAAGGCCCGAATTTCCCACCTCAGGGTGCCAAGGTCATACTTTACGAGCATATAGATTTCGAGGGGGCGGAGCTGCCGATAGTAATGCGTCCGACCGATTTCCGTAAGGAGATACCGGATCTGTCCCTGTTGCCTCAGAGCTTCGGCAACCTGATATCCTCGATCAGGATCGAAGGTTGGACCTCCTCCTCTCAGTTCGATACGCTGGTCTTCCAGGATGAGTTCGACGGCGAGCAGATGAACCCCGTGTGGAGATGGGTCGATCCGAACGGCGGAGGATCGTGGTCGGCGAGACAGGGTTATCTAGTCATGAGGGCCGAGCCCGGTCAAGATCTGTGGTGGGGGCCGAACGGGCGCGGAGGGGATATGTCTGCGCCGAGGCTCATACAGCGCATCTCAGGTGATTTCGCCATCGAGACGAGGATACCGGTCACACCTCAGCTACGCGAGCACGGAGGGCTGTTAGTCTGGAAGGATGAGAACGCTTTTCTCCGGTTGGAGAAGACCTCCGGGCCTCACGCTTTCAGAGGAGACGTGAGGTTCGAGCGCCACATCAACAGGATCTACCAGCTCGTCGGCCGAGCTCCGGGACTGCGAAGGGCCAAGCAGGTTTACCTGAGGATAGAGCGTTCGGGCAATCAGTTCACTGGCTATGCTAGCGCCGACGGGGTGAACTGGATGATGTGTGGCACCACCAATGTGGGTATGGGCAACCCGATATGGGTCGGACTGCATGCCCTTGCCCCGGGTAATATCCCCCCGACGGTCACGCGGTTCGACTACTTCAGGATCTTCCGCAGAAAGACCGAGGCCGGCACGGGCATATACGGGGCCACAATGCAACAGCCGATGGTGGCTCAACCCACTCAAGCAGCCGCCATGTCGCCGTTGCAGAGGTCGCAGAGAGAGCTTCAGAGGTTCCAGAGCCTCAGACAGCTTATGTGA
- a CDS encoding amidohydrolase family protein, whose product MGDLIDIHTHLGEVIYGDPRRRPLTAQQLVDTMNRIGIDKSVLLPLDSPEASDAYFTVDAALRARDMFPERLIPFCCVDPRRSNPKRRIERYKEMGCVGFGEHKVGMPIDDPRNVEIYRICGELGLPVLIHMDHLIKPRLNWDEPGLPRLRRLAEELPDTIFIMHGPGWWSEISAEVEEGVGYPKGPVKRGGAADLILQECPNVYADLSAGSGYNALTRDPEFTKEFLERNWNKLLFGTDYLHAGQPLPIVDLIHKLPIDEEKARAIRCENAKKLLKL is encoded by the coding sequence ATGGGAGACCTGATAGATATTCACACCCATCTGGGAGAGGTCATATACGGCGATCCGAGAAGGAGACCTCTGACTGCCCAGCAATTGGTCGATACGATGAACAGGATTGGTATCGATAAGTCCGTGCTTCTGCCCTTAGATAGCCCTGAGGCGAGCGACGCCTATTTCACCGTCGATGCCGCCCTCAGAGCGAGAGATATGTTCCCTGAAAGGCTGATACCGTTCTGCTGCGTCGATCCGAGGAGATCGAATCCCAAGAGGAGAATTGAGCGATACAAGGAGATGGGATGTGTGGGATTCGGCGAGCATAAGGTCGGCATGCCGATAGATGATCCCCGAAACGTCGAGATATATAGGATATGCGGCGAACTCGGCCTGCCGGTGTTGATCCACATGGATCATCTCATCAAGCCGAGATTAAACTGGGATGAGCCGGGACTACCGAGATTGCGCAGGTTGGCCGAGGAACTCCCTGACACCATCTTCATCATGCACGGGCCGGGATGGTGGAGCGAGATATCCGCCGAGGTGGAGGAGGGCGTCGGATATCCTAAAGGTCCCGTCAAACGGGGCGGAGCTGCCGATCTGATCCTTCAAGAGTGCCCGAACGTCTACGCCGATCTGTCGGCAGGTTCCGGATATAACGCCCTCACCAGAGATCCCGAATTCACCAAGGAGTTCCTGGAGCGAAACTGGAACAAGCTTCTCTTCGGCACCGATTATCTACACGCGGGCCAACCCCTTCCAATCGTCGATCTCATTCATAAGCTCCCGATCGATGAGGAGAAAGCGAGGGCGATAAGGTGCGAAAACGCTAAAAAGCTCTTAAAGCTCTAA
- a CDS encoding zinc-binding dehydrogenase, protein MEGNPTVLFVEPGKVVIEERPVPKPGMGEMLVKTSRTLVSTGTELTILSGQFPPHSRWAQYGRFPFTPGYDNIGRVIAVGEGVEEKWVGVKVASYAPHASYVIVRPESVRTVPEDVPDEEAAFFTIAEIVMNGVRRGGVQWGESVAVYGLGLLGQLTVRFSHLAGARPVIGIDIAESRLKLLPQKPKIRGVNPEVENPIDVADEMTRGRMVDVVFEVTGNPEVIPKEFDLLKRQGRLVILSSPRGSTREFDFHDLCNAPSYTIIGAHNSSHPRYETPYNQWTQKRHAELFFDLILDGEIDVRPLISHTVSFSRAPEIYAMLLEDRSQAMGVIFEW, encoded by the coding sequence ATGGAGGGAAATCCGACTGTTCTCTTTGTAGAACCTGGAAAGGTGGTTATAGAGGAACGCCCCGTCCCTAAGCCGGGAATGGGGGAGATGCTGGTCAAGACCAGCCGAACGCTTGTGAGCACAGGTACGGAATTAACCATCCTCAGCGGCCAATTCCCACCTCACTCCAGATGGGCCCAATACGGCAGGTTTCCCTTCACCCCGGGCTATGATAACATAGGCAGGGTGATAGCCGTAGGTGAGGGCGTCGAGGAGAAATGGGTGGGGGTAAAGGTGGCGAGCTATGCACCGCACGCCTCATATGTGATCGTCAGGCCCGAAAGCGTCCGTACTGTTCCTGAAGACGTCCCGGACGAGGAGGCGGCCTTTTTCACAATAGCTGAGATCGTCATGAACGGCGTCCGGCGCGGAGGGGTTCAATGGGGCGAGTCGGTGGCCGTATACGGCCTGGGACTGCTGGGACAGTTGACCGTTAGGTTCTCCCATCTGGCCGGCGCCAGACCGGTCATTGGAATCGACATCGCTGAGAGTCGGCTGAAGCTGCTGCCTCAAAAACCAAAGATCAGAGGGGTTAATCCCGAGGTGGAGAATCCTATCGATGTAGCCGATGAGATGACGAGGGGAAGGATGGTGGATGTGGTCTTCGAGGTGACGGGCAATCCGGAGGTTATACCCAAGGAGTTCGACCTTCTGAAAAGACAGGGGAGGCTTGTGATACTGAGCAGTCCCAGGGGATCTACGAGGGAGTTCGACTTCCACGACCTATGTAACGCCCCCAGCTATACCATCATCGGCGCCCATAACTCATCTCATCCCCGATATGAAACGCCATATAATCAATGGACACAGAAACGACATGCAGAACTCTTTTTCGACCTGATCTTGGATGGTGAGATCGACGTGAGACCGCTTATCTCGCATACCGTCTCCTTCTCGCGGGCGCCTGAGATATACGCCATGCTCCTGGAGGACAGGTCACAGGCGATGGGTGTGATATTTGAGTGGTGA
- a CDS encoding Gfo/Idh/MocA family oxidoreductase yields MKLKTCLIGCGTIAREHARAYAELKDEVDVFAFDIDADKARELCEEFGFAGTFASLDEALSSPDVKAVDICLPHDLHLPVARMCADAGKHILMEKPIARTLQEADQVISAVRSAGVILMIAENMRFHPPVVEARKLIDKGAIGKLNMVQANSWQFHIPPGWRRSKERTGGGTLIDRGIHFLDIPLNLAGPVETVYALKPPQTVKEMEGEDGALVLMKHRNGVISEVNVTWGTPGAPQGPWFIACGTDGSIYEQNGLWIEKMGGEKSLIPTDPPDRAMFLEIEHFVRCVKEGREPIVTGEVGREDLALVIAAYKSMETGKPVEVSEL; encoded by the coding sequence ATGAAGTTGAAAACCTGCTTGATCGGATGTGGAACGATCGCTCGTGAGCATGCAAGAGCATATGCTGAGCTTAAAGACGAGGTGGACGTCTTCGCCTTTGACATCGACGCCGACAAGGCTCGAGAGCTATGCGAGGAGTTTGGATTTGCTGGCACGTTCGCCTCCCTCGATGAAGCCCTCAGCTCACCTGATGTGAAGGCCGTCGATATATGCCTCCCCCATGATCTTCACCTTCCGGTTGCGCGCATGTGCGCCGATGCCGGCAAACATATCCTGATGGAGAAACCGATAGCCAGGACGCTCCAGGAGGCTGACCAAGTGATATCTGCAGTCCGATCCGCGGGGGTGATACTTATGATCGCGGAGAACATGCGGTTTCACCCGCCTGTTGTAGAGGCCAGGAAGCTCATCGATAAAGGTGCCATAGGAAAGCTTAACATGGTTCAAGCCAACTCATGGCAGTTCCACATCCCACCGGGCTGGAGACGATCGAAGGAAAGGACCGGCGGTGGAACGCTTATCGACCGAGGAATCCACTTCTTAGATATACCCCTCAACCTCGCCGGACCCGTGGAGACGGTCTACGCCCTGAAACCTCCCCAGACGGTGAAGGAGATGGAAGGGGAGGACGGAGCGCTGGTGCTGATGAAGCACAGAAACGGAGTGATAAGTGAGGTCAACGTGACATGGGGCACCCCAGGAGCACCTCAAGGGCCCTGGTTCATCGCATGTGGGACCGATGGAAGCATTTACGAACAGAACGGCCTCTGGATCGAAAAGATGGGCGGGGAGAAAAGTTTAATTCCCACAGATCCTCCGGATAGGGCGATGTTCTTGGAGATAGAGCATTTCGTCAGGTGTGTTAAAGAGGGGAGAGAACCTATTGTAACCGGCGAGGTGGGAAGGGAGGATTTAGCTCTGGTAATAGCGGCGTATAAATCCATGGAAACCGGGAAACCGGTGGAGGTGAGTGAATTATGA
- a CDS encoding sugar phosphate isomerase/epimerase has product MKVGFLTAVLNDRPLEEVLDLAKETGYDAVEVAAWPWSRHISPRETAEGKAEEILGKVHEKGLTISALTCHVNHIHPDSSERENLNEHFRWVIRAAGAMKVPVVTAVSGVPLSDLDETQNWELFKGIMGEHLKAAEEVGVKIAIETFPPFMVHNIPTIERMFNELPQENLGLNFDPSHFVWQGVDYLEAVRRFGGRIFHSHAKDTEILDHILRLEGVMGKGWWRFRIPGFGQVNWKALISTYKEVGYDYVISFEHEDPLFGPEEGVRKTARFLRELVK; this is encoded by the coding sequence ATGAAGGTGGGATTTCTAACCGCTGTTTTGAATGATCGTCCCCTAGAAGAGGTATTGGACCTCGCTAAAGAGACGGGCTATGATGCCGTGGAGGTAGCGGCATGGCCGTGGAGCAGGCATATCTCGCCCAGAGAGACGGCAGAGGGGAAGGCCGAGGAGATACTCGGTAAGGTTCACGAGAAAGGGCTGACTATCTCAGCTTTAACCTGTCATGTCAACCATATTCACCCCGATAGCTCGGAGAGGGAAAACCTCAACGAGCATTTCAGGTGGGTTATACGGGCGGCGGGGGCGATGAAAGTTCCCGTGGTAACGGCGGTCAGCGGCGTTCCTCTATCCGATCTGGATGAGACGCAGAACTGGGAATTGTTCAAAGGGATCATGGGCGAGCATCTTAAAGCAGCGGAGGAGGTGGGAGTCAAGATCGCGATCGAGACCTTCCCTCCGTTTATGGTCCACAATATCCCCACGATCGAACGCATGTTCAACGAACTCCCTCAGGAGAACCTCGGTTTGAACTTCGATCCCTCGCATTTCGTCTGGCAAGGAGTTGACTATCTTGAAGCTGTGCGCCGTTTCGGAGGTAGGATCTTCCACTCACACGCGAAGGACACGGAGATTCTAGATCATATCCTCAGGCTTGAGGGGGTGATGGGTAAGGGATGGTGGAGGTTCAGAATACCCGGCTTCGGTCAGGTAAACTGGAAGGCGCTTATCAGCACCTATAAGGAGGTGGGTTACGACTACGTGATCTCCTTCGAGCACGAAGATCCGCTCTTCGGCCCCGAAGAGGGTGTGAGGAAAACGGCTAGGTTTTTAAGGGAACTGGTGAAATAG
- a CDS encoding C69 family dipeptidase has protein sequence MGLKAGACNGDDAVRNAVMLYLILLWLVISAVSVIAPPAFGCYAVVVGKEASADGSVIFGHNEQNGGRRIINLRVIPRIKHKPGDVVKLLRGGSLPEVDETFSFIWSENPGLEFSDTYINEWGVAVASDCCRTREDSYGELVARGEIVDGGIGYMLRRLIVQRARTAREGVRIAGKLIDRFGYVASGRTLVIADPNEAWLLSMVRGRHWVARRVPDDEVAFLPNVHIITEVNLKDTENFMGSPDIIEYAITRGWFNPKGGKPFSFRAAYNPPPDRKDPRQWVGQSLVTRRVHDLPPSEQLPFSVKPDHKLTVKDVIDILRYHGPGGSICTSYTQEAAVFQLRNWLPPEIGCIYWRASAEPCCSVLIPWYLGIIETPESYYRPADIKEQLRLSHHFNPPSGTFDYDPKLAWWTFRRLQSLVNENRKARIKRVREVWDSFEAKEFVDQPSIEEEALRLYSKDKDLARKFLTDYSKGLALKAVEVANDLICELTTGPQTGIEGLGVEPERNSERAKHLRPFRSYPNPFSSETTITYEVLRTCKVRISIYTPTGQLVRTLVEGEYPPGSYSVVWDGRDDKGQKLASGLYLCRVSAGDYRAVWKMTLIR, from the coding sequence ATGGGCCTTAAAGCAGGAGCATGTAATGGAGACGATGCGGTGAGGAATGCAGTGATGTTATATCTCATCCTCCTATGGTTGGTCATATCGGCTGTGTCGGTGATAGCTCCTCCGGCTTTTGGATGTTATGCTGTTGTCGTCGGGAAGGAGGCATCGGCGGACGGTTCCGTTATATTCGGCCACAACGAGCAAAACGGGGGAAGGAGAATCATAAACCTCAGGGTCATACCGAGGATCAAGCACAAACCGGGAGATGTGGTGAAACTCCTCAGAGGAGGGAGCCTGCCCGAAGTTGATGAGACCTTCTCGTTTATATGGTCTGAAAACCCGGGGCTTGAATTCAGCGACACATATATCAACGAATGGGGCGTTGCCGTCGCCAGCGATTGCTGCAGAACCCGTGAGGACTCCTACGGAGAGCTTGTAGCTCGGGGGGAGATAGTGGACGGCGGAATAGGATATATGCTGAGGAGGTTGATCGTACAGAGGGCGAGAACAGCGAGGGAAGGGGTACGGATCGCCGGAAAGCTGATAGATAGGTTCGGATATGTCGCCTCAGGACGCACGCTCGTTATAGCCGATCCGAATGAAGCTTGGCTGCTTTCCATGGTCAGAGGGAGACATTGGGTGGCTAGAAGGGTTCCGGACGATGAGGTAGCTTTCCTGCCCAACGTCCATATCATAACAGAGGTTAACCTGAAAGACACGGAGAACTTCATGGGTTCCCCGGATATCATAGAGTATGCGATTACGAGAGGGTGGTTCAACCCTAAAGGGGGAAAGCCGTTCAGCTTCAGGGCTGCATACAATCCCCCGCCGGATAGGAAGGACCCGCGTCAGTGGGTAGGCCAGTCGCTTGTGACGAGGCGAGTCCACGATCTGCCGCCTTCGGAGCAGCTTCCCTTCTCCGTCAAGCCCGATCACAAGCTCACCGTGAAGGATGTGATAGATATACTGAGATACCACGGCCCCGGAGGGTCGATCTGCACCTCCTATACGCAGGAGGCGGCGGTGTTTCAGCTTAGAAACTGGCTTCCCCCGGAGATCGGATGTATCTATTGGCGCGCCTCCGCCGAGCCCTGCTGCAGCGTACTCATCCCCTGGTATCTGGGGATCATCGAAACCCCTGAGAGCTACTACAGGCCCGCGGATATCAAGGAACAGTTGAGATTGTCTCATCACTTCAATCCACCCTCGGGGACGTTCGATTATGACCCAAAACTGGCCTGGTGGACGTTCAGGAGGTTACAGAGCCTCGTGAACGAAAATCGCAAGGCACGCATAAAGAGAGTTCGAGAGGTCTGGGACAGCTTCGAGGCTAAGGAGTTCGTCGATCAACCCTCCATTGAGGAGGAGGCGCTCAGGTTATATTCTAAGGATAAAGATCTGGCGAGGAAATTCCTGACCGACTATTCGAAGGGCCTCGCTTTGAAAGCCGTCGAGGTGGCAAACGATCTGATATGTGAGCTGACAACTGGACCTCAGACGGGGATTGAGGGCTTGGGCGTCGAACCTGAGAGGAACTCTGAAAGAGCTAAGCATCTCCGTCCATTCCGAAGCTATCCCAACCCCTTCAGCTCAGAGACGACGATCACCTATGAGGTGCTCCGGACCTGTAAGGTTCGAATCTCCATCTACACTCCGACCGGTCAACTCGTTCGAACCCTTGTGGAGGGGGAGTATCCCCCGGGCAGCTATTCGGTGGTATGGGACGGGAGAGATGATAAGGGTCAGAAGTTGGCAAGCGGCTTGTATCTCTGCCGCGTGTCAGCGGGAGATTATAGAGCTGTGTGGAAAATGACCTTAATCCGATGA
- a CDS encoding PD40 domain-containing protein has translation MAKGDRFPSERKSLRDPRTGASILQLTDHPSINHNLYFLNPSCTPDGRKIIFTSYRTGEPNLFMADEETGQIVQLTQLDDLNPYSAVPANDNRRLFFSTREEVRAVDLETFDEEVLASFPGCRVGNCNLSGDGSLIVTVVRSEGKNGIAVVETDGSGARVVFETERAVGHVQFCRAEGNLILYSSDITQRMWLVRLDGTENRPLYLHDENEWITHESWLGRSYEVMFVHWPYALKGIDVRTEEVRVISDFNCWHPSSRLDGSLIVCDTVHPDIGLRLIDPKTGEHRPLCYPESSCRGRQWTKTVPARGKVDEGTYGPQWTHPHPSFSPDGRKVIYTSDRTGHPQVYLVYLEEV, from the coding sequence ATGGCCAAAGGCGATAGATTCCCCTCCGAAAGGAAATCCCTCAGGGATCCCAGGACGGGAGCATCCATACTGCAGTTAACCGATCACCCCTCGATCAACCACAACCTCTACTTCCTGAATCCATCCTGCACGCCCGACGGGAGGAAAATCATTTTCACCTCATACCGCACGGGGGAACCCAACCTGTTCATGGCGGATGAGGAGACGGGCCAGATCGTCCAACTCACCCAGCTTGACGATCTGAACCCGTATTCGGCCGTCCCTGCAAACGATAACCGACGCCTCTTCTTCTCGACGAGGGAGGAGGTCAGGGCGGTCGATCTGGAGACGTTCGATGAGGAGGTGCTTGCCTCGTTCCCAGGCTGTAGGGTTGGGAACTGTAATCTGAGCGGAGACGGCTCCCTGATCGTCACGGTCGTAAGGTCTGAGGGTAAAAACGGAATAGCGGTCGTCGAGACGGATGGGTCAGGGGCAAGAGTGGTGTTTGAGACCGAACGTGCCGTCGGACACGTGCAGTTCTGCCGCGCCGAGGGAAACCTGATCCTCTACTCAAGCGATATAACCCAGAGGATGTGGCTCGTCAGGCTGGATGGGACCGAGAACAGGCCGCTTTACCTACATGACGAGAACGAATGGATCACCCATGAATCCTGGCTGGGGCGGAGCTATGAGGTGATGTTCGTTCACTGGCCCTATGCGCTTAAGGGGATAGATGTCAGGACCGAGGAGGTTAGGGTCATAAGCGATTTCAACTGCTGGCACCCCTCCTCTCGTCTCGACGGATCGCTCATAGTCTGTGATACCGTCCATCCGGATATAGGGTTGAGGCTCATCGACCCGAAGACGGGCGAGCATCGCCCGCTCTGTTATCCGGAAAGCTCCTGTCGAGGAAGACAATGGACAAAGACCGTCCCGGCCAGGGGGAAGGTAGATGAGGGGACATATGGGCCGCAATGGACCCATCCGCATCCCTCCTTCAGCCCTGATGGTCGGAAGGTGATCTATACGTCGGACAGGACGGGGCATCCACAGGTCTATCTGGTTTATCTAGAGGAGGTGTGA
- a CDS encoding Gfo/Idh/MocA family oxidoreductase yields MEKLRMAVIGVGRRANAHLPVIAVMEDIFELVGVCDIDAERAREVAERYKTAWFSSVYDLFEKAKPDVVDIIVPADGHHAVAKAAAEAKVHMLVETPIAITLPCADLMIQAAQEAGVKLEVAENVWRFPQQRMHKVIADSGVIGDVVRTYCVYTTGGYHAMNIIRVLAGAEAVEAMGKTGYWEIPLVTDHAGRRITSESWIMGIITFENGVIGIHEGSNTYSSVLRRNAPRFYRVDGAKGFAVNDDLFLAEGGEVKRYQMRYLTTDSAPDRIVVDTDPPLEWENPFKRYSLSWGHLAVASELYSIYRAVVEDKEPEYGAIQAGKDQELSIAIRESAGKGSPVKLPLTEMTEVERGIHESFARRYGCDPLEVEKLILKPYPRV; encoded by the coding sequence ATGGAGAAGCTAAGGATGGCCGTGATAGGGGTGGGAAGACGTGCGAATGCGCATCTTCCCGTTATAGCGGTCATGGAGGATATCTTCGAATTGGTGGGCGTCTGCGACATAGACGCTGAAAGGGCCAGGGAGGTGGCCGAGAGGTATAAGACGGCCTGGTTCAGCTCCGTTTACGATCTTTTCGAAAAGGCCAAGCCGGATGTGGTCGACATAATCGTCCCGGCGGACGGACATCACGCCGTAGCCAAAGCCGCGGCCGAAGCCAAGGTCCACATGCTGGTCGAGACGCCGATAGCGATCACGCTGCCGTGTGCCGATCTGATGATCCAGGCTGCTCAGGAAGCCGGGGTGAAACTGGAGGTGGCCGAGAACGTCTGGAGGTTCCCCCAGCAGCGGATGCATAAGGTCATAGCCGATTCGGGAGTCATCGGAGATGTCGTCCGCACATATTGCGTCTACACAACGGGTGGATACCATGCGATGAACATAATCAGAGTGCTGGCAGGGGCTGAAGCGGTGGAGGCGATGGGTAAGACAGGTTATTGGGAGATACCGCTCGTCACGGATCACGCCGGTAGGAGGATCACCTCTGAGTCCTGGATCATGGGGATCATCACCTTTGAAAACGGCGTCATAGGGATACACGAGGGTTCGAACACCTACTCCAGCGTGCTGAGACGCAACGCGCCCAGGTTCTATAGGGTCGATGGAGCTAAAGGATTCGCTGTGAACGACGATCTGTTCCTGGCGGAGGGAGGCGAGGTTAAGCGATATCAGATGAGGTACCTGACAACCGACTCCGCTCCGGATAGGATCGTGGTCGATACCGATCCTCCTCTGGAGTGGGAGAACCCTTTCAAGAGATACAGCCTCTCATGGGGCCATCTCGCCGTGGCGTCGGAGCTTTACAGCATCTACAGGGCGGTGGTGGAGGATAAGGAGCCGGAATACGGGGCGATACAGGCCGGGAAGGATCAGGAACTCTCGATAGCGATCCGCGAGTCCGCCGGGAAAGGTTCCCCTGTAAAACTGCCGCTTACAGAGATGACGGAAGTGGAAAGGGGGATACATGAATCGTTCGCCAGGAGATACGGATGTGATCCGCTTGAGGTCGAAAAACTTATCCTGAAACCATATCCCAGGGTTTGA